The Longimicrobiaceae bacterium genome window below encodes:
- a CDS encoding DUF1579 family protein produces MGALDGLAACAGTWRGTSTLQDPERILPDESASTATVTPVLDGRFVRVDYTWSYAGDAKEGSMLIGHERKEGVVTAHWIDGFHMSDKVMALRGPASSESATLSVTGSYPAPPGPDWGWRIEITPDSDAGSLRIVMFNIWPGDGREDLAVEAKYRRE; encoded by the coding sequence ATGGGCGCTCTCGACGGACTTGCGGCATGCGCCGGGACGTGGCGCGGGACCAGCACCTTGCAGGATCCGGAGAGGATCCTGCCGGACGAATCCGCGTCCACTGCCACGGTGACGCCGGTGCTGGACGGGCGGTTCGTGCGGGTGGACTACACGTGGAGCTACGCGGGAGATGCGAAGGAGGGGTCGATGCTCATCGGCCACGAGCGGAAGGAGGGCGTGGTCACGGCGCATTGGATCGACGGCTTCCACATGAGCGACAAGGTGATGGCGCTCCGCGGCCCCGCATCTTCCGAATCCGCAACGCTGTCCGTCACGGGCTCGTACCCCGCGCCGCCGGGGCCGGACTGGGGATGGAGGATCGAGATCACGCCGGATTCGGACGCCGGCTCGCTGCGCATCGTCATGTTCAACATCTGGCCCGGCGATGGCCGGGAGGACCTGGCGGTGGAGGCGAAATATCGGCGGGAGTGA
- a CDS encoding FAD-binding dehydrogenase, whose protein sequence is MAHDADVIIVGAGLAGLVAAAELADAGRRVIVLEQEPEASLGGQAFWSFGGLFLVDSPEQRRMGIRDSRDLALSDWMGSAGFDREEDAWPRRWAEAYVEFAAGEKRAWLHERGVRFFPVVGWAERGGYLATGHGNSVPRFHVTWGTGPGVVDPFVRRAREAQASGRVELRFRHRVDGLTVTNGAVDGVHGTVLEPSTAERGKSSSRTAVGEFALRAQAVIVTSGGIGGNHELVRRNWPRRMGEPPKTMISGVPEHVDGRMLGISEAAGASLINRDRMWHYTEGIRNWDPVWPMHGIRILPGPSSLWLDARGRRLPPPLFPGFDTLGTLEHIAKTGYDHTWFILTQKIIEKEFALSGSEQNPDLTGKSVRKVLGRVLPGAPGPVEAFKRNGADFVVERTLPELVRRMNEMTGEPLLDPAAVEAEIVARDRQIDNPFGKDAQITAIRGARAYRGDRLIRVATPHRLLDPKAGPLIAVRLAILTRKTLGGLETDLSARVLRADGQPLPGLYAAGEVAGFGGGGMHGYRALEGTFLGGCIFSGRAAGRAAAQAVG, encoded by the coding sequence ATGGCGCACGATGCGGACGTGATCATCGTGGGGGCGGGGCTGGCGGGGCTCGTGGCCGCGGCGGAGCTGGCGGATGCGGGACGGCGCGTGATCGTGCTGGAGCAGGAGCCCGAGGCGTCGCTGGGCGGGCAGGCGTTCTGGTCGTTCGGCGGGCTCTTCCTGGTCGATTCGCCGGAGCAGCGGCGGATGGGGATCCGCGACTCACGCGACCTGGCGCTGTCCGACTGGATGGGCTCCGCAGGCTTCGACCGCGAGGAAGATGCGTGGCCGCGCCGCTGGGCCGAGGCGTACGTGGAGTTCGCCGCGGGCGAGAAGCGCGCGTGGCTGCACGAGCGGGGCGTCCGCTTCTTCCCCGTGGTGGGCTGGGCCGAGCGCGGCGGCTACCTGGCGACCGGCCACGGCAACTCCGTGCCGCGGTTCCACGTGACGTGGGGCACCGGGCCCGGCGTGGTGGACCCGTTCGTCCGCCGCGCACGCGAGGCGCAGGCAAGCGGCCGCGTGGAGCTGCGCTTCCGCCACCGCGTGGACGGGCTGACGGTGACGAACGGCGCGGTGGACGGCGTCCACGGCACCGTCCTGGAGCCGAGCACGGCCGAACGCGGCAAGTCCAGCTCGCGCACGGCCGTGGGCGAGTTCGCGCTACGGGCGCAGGCGGTGATCGTCACGTCCGGCGGCATCGGCGGCAACCACGAGCTGGTGCGCCGCAACTGGCCCCGGCGCATGGGCGAGCCGCCCAAGACGATGATCAGCGGTGTGCCGGAGCATGTGGACGGGCGCATGCTGGGCATCAGCGAGGCGGCGGGCGCGAGCCTCATCAACCGTGACCGCATGTGGCACTACACGGAGGGCATCCGCAACTGGGATCCCGTCTGGCCCATGCACGGCATCCGCATCCTCCCGGGCCCCTCGTCGCTGTGGCTGGACGCGCGCGGGCGCCGCCTTCCGCCGCCACTCTTCCCCGGCTTCGACACGCTGGGCACGCTGGAGCACATTGCCAAGACGGGCTACGACCACACCTGGTTCATCCTCACGCAGAAGATCATCGAGAAGGAGTTCGCGCTCTCCGGCTCCGAGCAGAACCCCGACCTCACGGGCAAGAGCGTGCGCAAGGTGCTGGGCCGCGTGCTCCCCGGCGCCCCCGGCCCGGTGGAGGCGTTCAAGCGCAACGGCGCGGACTTCGTGGTCGAGCGCACCCTGCCCGAGCTGGTGCGGCGGATGAACGAGATGACCGGCGAGCCGCTGCTCGACCCGGCCGCCGTGGAGGCGGAGATCGTGGCGCGCGACCGGCAGATCGACAACCCTTTCGGGAAGGATGCGCAGATCACCGCCATCCGCGGCGCGCGCGCGTACCGCGGCGACCGGCTGATCCGCGTCGCCACGCCGCACCGGCTGCTCGATCCCAAGGCGGGGCCGCTCATCGCCGTGCGCCTCGCCATCCTCACCCGCAAGACGCTGGGCGGGCTGGAGACGGACCTCTCCGCCCGAGTGCTGCGGGCGGACGGACAGCCGCTGCCGGGCCTGTACGCCGCGGGCGAGGTCGCCGGCTTCGGCGGCGGGGGGATGCACGGCTACCGCGCGCTGGAGGGCACCTTCCTGGGCGGCTGCATCTTCTCCGGCCGCGCCGCCGGCCGTGCCGCCGCGCAGGCGGTGGGGTGA